Part of the Aquabacterium sp. NJ1 genome, GATTCTTCGATGCTTTGGTCATGCTGCCTCCTCAAGTGGAACTCGTGCCGTCAAGGTGTAGAAGTCATCCAACGTGTCTGTGCGGTAGGCGTCAAGAACAAAGCCGTTTTGTTCCATCGTGGGGAGCGCATCGGCAGAGAAGTCGATGGAGGGCAGTACGTAGTAGTCAAGTGCCGTGCTGTTCGTGGCGTTCATGCGTGCCACAACGGTGATGTCTGGCCGAAGACTTGTGTCCAGGCGAATGCGCCATCGATAACTGCCTGCGGGAGTGGGCTTGCATCTGGCGATGACGACCGAGACGGTGAAGTCGTCATTGACGATCAAAAGATCGTTCTCAGCGTCCTGTCGGACCCAGCCCCTGCCGGATGAAATGCACCGAGAGATCTCGGCGACCAGGTCAGGATGTCGCCGCCGCAGTTCCCGATTGATTTCCAGGTATGCGAAGTCACGTTTGGGGTTGAAGCCAACCAGGCTGTAGGCGCGCAGCAAGCTGCCGAATCGAGTGCGATAGGCGGAGCTGGAGGGGACGCCGTCTTCCTCATCGATTAGAAGCCCAGATAGCGCCCCGTGTTTTTCAAGCAAGCACTTGAGCAGGTCGAGCATCTGCGATTCGTCGAGATGCCTGGATCGGGCCGTAATGATGGCCCTCGCGCGCATGAAGTCGTCTGTTGGGACGATGGCAGGGAAGGCGCCATCCTTGCGGATCCATTCATCGGGCGTATTGCGCTTGTGTTCAATCTTCAACTTGAATGACGTCTTGTTGTAGACGTTGTTGCCGACGTACTTTTCGTTGGTCAAGACCTGATGAACGGTGCCCCGTGTCCATAGGCGGCCAAGGTCCGTCAACACGCCGCGCCTGTTCAGGGTCGAGGCGATCACGCGCTCGGGCATGCCGTCATCAAGAAACATCCGGTAAATCTGTCGAACAGTTTCGACTTCTTCGGCCGGTCCAGGGATGAGCAGCACCCGATCTGTCTGGATGCTCTTTTTCTCACCCCTCGCAAGGATTGCTTTGATGTTGTGCTGCTCGTCAATCAACTGGCGTCGAAGGCCAAAGCCTGGTGCGCCACCTTGACGATAGCCTCGTTGCACCAGGTTGCGATGTCCAGCGAAGACCTTGACCGACAGCTCACGGCTGTACTCCGCCGCCATGCTGCGCTTCAGGCCGACCATGACTGTGGAAGACAGTGACCCGTCGTTGGTGAACGGCTCGGCGCAATAAATGACCTTGATACCGCGCCGCTTGCAGGTTTGCTCGCAAACGGCTGCTTCATCCGGGTCAGGGAAGCGCCCCCATCGGCTGATGTCATATACAAGAATTGCGCGGAACTCAACGGCGGAATTCTCGACGTCTTGAAGCAGTTGTTGAAGGCCAGGACGTCCCCTGATGTTCAAGCCACTCTTGCCTGCGTCTGTGTATGTCTTGATGATCCGCATCTTGTGTGCGGCTGCGTATTCAGCGATGGCCAACGATTGGTTGTCGGTGGAATAGCGCTGGTGTTCGGTTGACATCCGAACGTATTGCGCCACCGGTATGGTGGTCAGATCTTCTTGTGAGTTTTCATGAACCACCACGAACTCCCTACGCAAGGGTAAGAGAACCACATGGTGTTTT contains:
- a CDS encoding recombinase family protein → MVHENSQEDLTTIPVAQYVRMSTEHQRYSTDNQSLAIAEYAAAHKMRIIKTYTDAGKSGLNIRGRPGLQQLLQDVENSAVEFRAILVYDISRWGRFPDPDEAAVCEQTCKRRGIKVIYCAEPFTNDGSLSSTVMVGLKRSMAAEYSRELSVKVFAGHRNLVQRGYRQGGAPGFGLRRQLIDEQHNIKAILARGEKKSIQTDRVLLIPGPAEEVETVRQIYRMFLDDGMPERVIASTLNRRGVLTDLGRLWTRGTVHQVLTNEKYVGNNVYNKTSFKLKIEHKRNTPDEWIRKDGAFPAIVPTDDFMRARAIITARSRHLDESQMLDLLKCLLEKHGALSGLLIDEEDGVPSSSAYRTRFGSLLRAYSLVGFNPKRDFAYLEINRELRRRHPDLVAEISRCISSGRGWVRQDAENDLLIVNDDFTVSVVIARCKPTPAGSYRWRIRLDTSLRPDITVVARMNATNSTALDYYVLPSIDFSADALPTMEQNGFVLDAYRTDTLDDFYTLTARVPLEEAA